In the Leishmania mexicana MHOM/GT/2001/U1103 complete genome, chromosome 31 genome, one interval contains:
- a CDS encoding putative protein kinase, with the protein MRAKRPLRTSGPCFDLAGLMDHAAPELQVQQKNEQELNKFFIDVDDNIVSPMITTGPSFRTTNSAGLSSNNSTVELTAMEMAGTGGSTSVEQRTMASPQNEAKFIHVNDTNIFVLIDGISMFVEGKSTFTGTEDARLLVERLRQKKLARSVDTVQEAILNIQMSADHCGCEETSPVVSAIPSGSPVLPAERSSMQSTANTLPMSVPALQNTVAPTALPVPPPPTKPVPIANPWASLFEDAKVPSGSPLFRSFKAKSLGSTSSYGFPPADSTLLCESAESGATSSSPTTTVFPATVATPTSAFSSTTGLNASSRLTHSVSFPSLRHQDSSSSLLSTTSGAGHRHSGHPSRGAAARRTKQISVEEIGHSNCSLDMDEVVVEAMIGKGTQGTVFRVRLDGKLYALKCMNIDEALNATNDVERQGYKKGLVKELTMITLQRSRPPPAYLMQMFNAVASLDAEKKQLSILIELMSFTVENIQQMVSRIPSEELMRVTQSTFRNYMSGGSSAKQAMKECCTDQLLYGSSRHALGRNTYKEPAAWEKNVKRETPMPEVLLSMLARDVLMGLNELHTDYSIIHCDLKPANVMLCYDQQKFKLADFGCGSVMEDRQHVERRGIDLGTILYKAPERFAANILHRIADIDDGGTGEAVVFTAKADVWSLGIMLMELAAGIHPCDQFKSDFWNYGTKLKLSKMNKPLNWSESFYDFILRSVCVDVSLRWSVQQLLKHPFVIKFNHVPREKLKQFVQRLEVDSKTFHKRQQSELLKEQILLSTTRRHKDTFQLQSRKVWSTYTAYLKQAPPTKDQTMFPELRHT; encoded by the coding sequence ATGCGTGCGAAGCGCCCGCTCCGTACGTCGGGGCCGTGCTTCGACCTGGCCGGGCTCATGGATCATGCAGCCCCTGagctgcaggtgcagcaAAAGAATGAGCAGGAGCTCAACAAGTTCTTCATCGACGTGGATGACAATATCGTTTCACCGATGATCACGACAGGCCCGAGCTTTCGCACGACGAACTCGGCGGGTCTGTCGAGCAACAACTCCACGGTCGAATTGACGGCAATGGAGATGGCGGGCACCGGTGGCAGCACGTCGGTGGAGCAGAGGACGATGGCGTCCCCGCAAAACGAGGCCAAGTTTATTCACGTCAACGACACTAACATCTTCGTGCTGATTGACGGCATCTCGATGTTTGTGGAGGGAAAGAGCACGTTCACCGGGACAGAAGACGCACGTCTGCTGGTGGAACGGTTGCGACAGAAGAAACTTGCCCGTTCCGTGGACACGGTTCAGGAGGCCATCTTGAACATTCAAATGTCGGCTGACcactgcggctgcgaggAGACATCTCCGGTGGTATCTGCCATCCCCTCTGGCTCCCCTGTTCTGCCAGCAGAAAGATCTTCAATGCAGTCCACAGCGAACACTCTCCCAATGAGCGTGCCAGCGCTTCAGAACACCGTCGCCCCCACCGCGCTacctgtgccgccgccgcccacgaAGCCGGTCCCCATCGCGAATCCGTGGGCGTCGCTGTTTGAAGACGCCAAGGTGCCATCTGGCTCACCTCTGTTTCGCTCCTTCAAGGCCAAGTCTCTaggcagcaccagcagctaCGGCTTTCCTCCTGCAGACAGCACGCTGCTGTGTGAGAGCGCCGAATCGGGTGCGACGTCATCCTCGCCTACGACAACAGTTTTCCCTGCGACGGTGGCCACCCCGACATCGGCGTTTTCGTCCACCACTGGCCTCAACGCCTCTAGCCGTCTCACGCACTCCGTCAGCTTCCCCAGCCTGCGTCATCAAGACAGCTCGTCGTCCCTCCTGTCAACGACCTCGGGtgccggccaccgccacagcggGCACCccagccgcggcgcagcagcgcggcggacAAAGCAGATTTCGGTGGAGGAGATCGGCCACAGCAACTGCTCGCTTGACATGGATGAGGTGGTGGTTGAGGCGATGATTGGAAAAGGCACTCAGGGAACGGTGTTCCGCGTCCGCTTGGACGGCAAGCTGTACGCTCTCAAGTGCATGAATATTGATGAGGCGCTGAACGCGACAAACGACGTGGAGCGGCAGGGGTACAAGAAAGGGCTCGTGAAGGAGTTGACCATGATCACTCTGCAACGATCGCGTCCACCGCCGGCGTACCTTATGCAAATGTTCAACGCCGTGGCCTCACTGGACGCGGAGAAGAAGCAGCTGAGCATCCTGATCGAGCTGATGTCCTTTACAGTAGAAAACATTCAACAGATGGTCTCTCGCATCCCTAGCGAGGAGTTGATGCGGGTCACTCAGTCGACGTTTCGAAACTACATGTCCGGCGGCTCGTCAGCGAAGCAGGCAATGAAGGAGTGTTGCACGGACCAGCTCCTTTACGGGTCTTCGCGGCATGCTCTGGGGCGCAACACGTACAAGGAGCCGGCCGCATGGGAGAAGAACGTGAAGCGTGAGACACCAATGCCGGAAGTGCTGCTCTCAATGCTGGCTCGGGACGTGTTGATGGGTCTGAACGAGCTGCACACCGACTACTCCATCATTCACTGTGATCTAAAGCCTGCCAACGTGATGCTCTGCTATGATCAGCAGAAGTTCAAGCTTGCCGACTTCGGCTGCGGCTCTGTGATGGAGGACCGGCAGCACGTCGAGCGGCGAGGCATCGACCTCGGCACCATACTGTACAAAGCACCAGAACGCTTCGCAGCGAACATTTTACACCGCATCGCCGacatcgacgacggcggcaccggcgaggcggtggtgttcACGGCCAAGGCGGACGTGTGGTCCTTGGGCATCATGCTAATGGAATTGGCGGCTGGCATTCACCCCTGTGATCAGTTCAAGTCTGATTTCTGGAACTACGGCACCAAGTTGAAGCTATCCAAGATGAACAAGCCGCTCAATTGGTCAGAGTCGTTTTACGACTTTATTCTCCGGAGCGTTTGTGTCGATGTCTCCTTGCGATGgtctgtgcagcagctcttgAAACACCCGTTTGTCATCAAGTTCAATCACGTGCCGCGCGAGAAGCTGAAACAGTTCGTGCAGCGCTTGGAGGTCGACAGCAAGACGTTCCACAAGCGCCAGCAGAGCGAGTTGCTCAAGGAACAGATCCTGCTCAGCACGACGCGTCGGCATAAGGACACGTTCCAGCTGCAGAGCAGGAAGGTGTGGTCGACGTACACCGCTTACCTGAAGCAGGCGCCGCCCACCAAGGATCAAACCATGTTTCCGGAGCTGCGTCACACGTAG
- a CDS encoding chaperonin containing t-complex protein,putative, translating into MSLAFDEYGRPFLLVKEQQQKERVSGVEAQRANILAALGVANVLKSSLGPRGMDKILTTPDNEVVVTNDGATILDLMDIDNEVGQLMVELSKSQDSEIGDGTTGVVCFAGALLEQATALLDKGIHSSRISEGYEKACEMACKRLEEVAESIPLEKKEFLLQTARSTLNSKVVNRDRDRLAQICVDAVLAVADMERRDVNMDLIKVEGKVGGRLEETCLVDGIVLDKDFSHPQMPKELTNPKMAILTCAFEPPKPKTKHTLQISSAEHMRELHEQEQEYFRSEVQRCKDAGADLVICQWGFDDEANYLLYRNHLPAVRWVGGVELEMIAIATGGRIVPRFEDLTAEKLGTCGRVREVGFGTTKDRMIFVENCPNSKAVTVFIRGGNKMMIEEAKRSLHDAICMVRNLIRDNRIVYGGGSAELAASSAVLAHADAVSTVDQYAIRAFADALESIPINLALNSGLDPIRALSDARKAQLEGKNPYAGIDCMDRGTIDMKQQQVFETLSGKCSQLRLATQVVKMILKIDDVIVTKPDEDQQQ; encoded by the coding sequence ATGTCTCTTGCCTTTGATGAGTACGGTCGCCCTTTTCTGCTGGtgaaggagcagcagcagaaggagcGCGTGAGCGGCGTCGAGGCGCAGAGAGCGAACATCCTCGCTGCACTCGGCGTGGCGAATGTGCTGAAGTCGAGCCTCGGCCCGCGAGGCATGGATAAGATCCTTACCACGCCGGATAACGAGGTGGTTGTGACaaacgacggcgccaccatcCTAGACCTGATGGACATCGACAACGAGGTCGGCCAGCTCATGGTGGAGCTGAGCAAGTCGCAGGACTCCGAGATCGGCGATGGCACCACTGGTGTTGTGTGCTTTgcaggcgcgctgctggagcaagcaacggcgctgctcgacaAGGGCATCCACAGCTCACGCATCTCGGAGGGGTACGAGAAGGCGTGCGAGATGGCGTGCAAGCGCCTCGAGGAGGTGGCCGAATCCATCCCTCTGGAGAAGAAGGAGTTCCTGTTGCAGACAGCCCGCTCGACGCTCAACTCTAAAGTGGTGAACCGTGACCGCGACCGTCTGGCGCAGATCTGCGTGGACGCGGTGCTCGCCGTGGCGGACATGGAACGACGCGACGTGAACATGGACCTTATCAAGGTTGAGGGCAAGGTTGGCGGCCGCCTGGAAGAGACGTGCCTTGTGGATGGCATTGTTCTCGACAAGGACTTCTCGCATCCGCAGATGCCCAAGGAGCTGACGAACCCGAAGATGGCCATCCTGACCTGCGCCTTCGAGCCGCCAAAGCCGAAGACGAAGCATACGCTGCAGATCAGCAGCGCCGAACACATGCGTGAGCTGCACGAGCAAGAGCAGGAGTACTTCCGCTCCgaggtgcagcgctgcaaggacgccggcgccgacctCGTCATTTGCCAGTGGGGCTTCGATGATGAGGCCAACTACTTACTGTATCGCAACCATCTGCCAGCGGTTCGGTGGGTCGGTGGCGTGGAGCTGGAGATGatcgccatcgccaccggcggccgCATCGTCCCTCGCTTTGAGGATCTGACGGCAGAGAAGCTCGGCACATGCGGCCGCGTCCGCGAGGTTGGCTTTGGCACCACGAAGGACCGCATGATCTTTGTCGAGAACTGCCCGAATAGCAAGGCCGTCACCGTCTTCATCCGCGGTGGCAACAAGATGATGATTGAGGAGGCGAAGCGTTCACTGCACGACGCCATCTGCATGGTCCGCAACCTGATCCGCGACAACCGCATCGTTTACGGCGGGGGctcggcggagctggcggcctCGTCTGCGGTGCTCGCccacgccgacgccgtgTCAACGGTGGACCAGTACGCCATTCGCGCCTTCGCTGACGCTCTCGAGTCGATCCCGATCAACCTGGCCCTCAATAGCGGTCTCGACCCCATCCGCGCCCTTTCCGATGCACGCAAGGCGCAGCTAGAGGGCAAGAATCCGTACGCCGGCATCGACTGCATGGACCGCGGAACGATCGAcatgaagcagcagcaggtctTCGAGACTTTGAGCGGCAAGTgctcgcagctgcgcctggcGACGCAGGTGGTCAAGATGATCCTCAAGATCGACGACGTCATTGTCACGAAGCCGGATGAGGATCAGCAGCAGTAA